One genomic window of Pelecanus crispus isolate bPelCri1 chromosome 18, bPelCri1.pri, whole genome shotgun sequence includes the following:
- the ITGA2B gene encoding integrin alpha-IIb — protein sequence MAAAALLRALLLLGGPCSAPALGLLQDPPTTYEGPPGSYFGFALDFHVTEGRPGVVVGAPRANTSQPGVAQPGAVFLCSWPPGETPCHPLPVDTVGDETQTQNTLRLHTYKSHQWLGASVTSWNGKLVACAPLQHWNAMDGQHEAFRTPTGACFVGAPGLRRVAWYSPCRDQLMAGAYRESYYAYDKRYCEIGFSAAVAPDGTLVLGAPGGYYFVGLLYSVEVDAILSRFHGTSLLWPERPGRPTEEPTSRAYEDGYRGYSVAVGEFDGNPKTKEYVVGVPNKSSTRGEVEIFSAGAGTLRLLQGLASEQVASYFGHTVAVADVDGDGRDDVLVGAPLYMAQRPDGQRSELGRLYLYLGGGQRPLARPPQTLTGTHPYGRFAAAIASLGDLDKDGYGDVAVGAPLGGDGGSGQVFIFRGQSEGLVPAPTQRLDSPFPGPAAFGFALRGATDLDGNGYPDLLVGAYGAAKVAVYWGQPVVVVRTQLSVPDGLNPKVLDCVLPGPGTRVSCFPVVLCVSVRGQRIPRSIRLRAELQLDRLKPRPSRRVLLLQGHQPSWQHTLALAPGTPPLCHNLTAFLRDEAEFKDKLSPVVLSLGLALPGAGMVLYGDTLVLAQTHIILEDCGQDNLCVPDLRLAAHTPSKRLLIGAEAVLRLRIDASNVGEGAFEAELRVQLPPGTHYQAARSSNLGQKLSCNPRKENGSHVVLCELGNPMKAGAQVTVDMELSVSGLEDMGDAITFQLQLRSKNSPSPANASVTVPVEAHAAMELRGNSLPATTVLPATWRRVEGSRRLEDHGIKVEHVYQLHNKGPGTVSGVTLRLAVPSQLGGRTLLYLLELSTEGGLRCTTPPGLNAEQLEIPRPTAAAPRNGTHQRERREAEEPASARLEEPIPVDCGNATCVGIVCRVPSLDKDQRVLVSVRALLWMDTLQQREHLLKQFLIQSQAWFNTSAMPYRVRPRVLPAGEATAVTEVVRTSSGGEGAVPVWWVVLGVLAGLLLLTLLILVMWKTGFFKRTRPPTERDAQEVAPGQAPEPGGAQG from the exons atggctgctgctgccctgctccggGCCCTGCTGCTCCTCGGGGGGCCGTGCTCGGCCCCCgccctggggctcctccaggacccccccacCACGTACGAGGGACCCCCCGGCAGCTATTTCGGCTTCGCCCTGGATTTCCACGTGACCGAGGGCAG GCCCGGTGTGGTGGTGGGCGCGCCCCGCGCCAACACCTCCCAGCCCGGCGTGGCTCAACCCGGCGCCgtcttcctctgctcctggccCCCCGGCGAgaccccctgccaccccctccccgtGGACACCGTGG GAGACGAGACCCAGACCCAAAACACCCTGAGGCTCCACACCTACAAGTCGCACCAGTGGCTGGGGGCATCGGTCACCAGCTGGAACGGCAAACTGGTG gccTGCGCCCCGCTGCAGCACTGGAACGCCATGGATGGGCAGCACGAGGCTTTCCGCACCCCGACGGGCGCCTGCTTCGTGGGTGCCCCCGGGCTGCGGCGCGTCGCCTGGTACTCGCCCTGCCGCGACCAGCTCATGGCCGGCGCCTACCGCGAGAGCTACTACG CCTACGACAAGCGCTACTGCGAGATCGGCTTCAGCGCGGCCGTCGCCCCG GACGGCACGCTGGTGCTGGGTGCCCCCGGCGGGTACTACTTCGTGG GCCTCCTGTACTCGGTGGAGGTGGACGCCATCCTCtcccgcttccacggcacgtCCCTGCTGTGGCCGGAGCGCCCGGGACGCCCCACGGAGGAGCCGACGTCCAGGGCATACGAGGACGGGTACCGGG GGTACTCGGTGGCCGTGGGCGAGTTCGACGGCAATCCCAAAACCAAAG AGTACGTGGTGGGGGTCCCCAACAAGAGCAGCACGAGGGGCGAG GTGGAGATCTTCAGCGCGGGGGCCGGGACCCTGCGCCTGCTGCAGGGCCTCGCCAGCGAGCAG GTGGCATCGTACTTCGGGCACACGGTGGCCGTGGCCGATGTCGACGGGGACGG GCGGGACGACGTGCTGGTGGGTGCCCCCCTGTACATGGCCCAGCGCCCCGACGGGCAGCGCAGCGAGCTGGGACGCCTCTACCTCtacctggggggggggcagcggccccTCGCCCGGCCCCCCCAGACCCTGACAGGCACCCACCCCTACGGCCGCTTCGCCGCCGCCATCGCCAGCCTCGGGGACCTGGACAAGGACGGCTACGGCG ACGTGGCCGTGGGTGCCCCGCTGGGGGGTGACGGTGGCAGCGGGCAGGTCTTCATCTTCCGCGGGCAGAGCGAGGGTTTGGTGCCGGCGCCCACCCAACGCCTCGacagccccttccccggccccgccgccttcGGCTTCGCCCTGCGCGGTGCCACCGACCTGGACGGCAATGGCTACCCCG ATCTGCTGGTGGGGGCTTACGGGGCGGCCAAGGTGGCCGTGTACTG GGGACAGCCCGTGGTGGTGGTCCGGACCCAGCTGAGTGTCCCCGACGGGCTGAACCCCAAGGTCCTGGACTGTGTCCTGCCTGGCCCCGGCACCCGCGTCAGCTG cTTCCCCGTGGTGCTGTGCGTCAGCGTGAGGGGCCAGCGCATCCCCCGGAGCATCC gCCTCCGCGCCGAGCTGCAGCTGGACCGGCTGAAGCCCCGGCCGTCCCGCAgggtcctgctgctgcagggccacCAGCCCTCCTGGCAGCACACGCTGGCACtggccccggggacccccccgctGTGCCACAACCTCACCGCCTTCCTGCGG gACGAGGCCGAGTTCAAGGACAAGCTGAGCCCGGTGGTGCTGAGCCTGGGCCtggcgctgcccggggcggggatGGTGCTCTACGGGGACACGCTGGTGCTGGCGCAG acccacaTCATCCTGGAGGACTGCGGCCAGGACAACCTCTGCGTCCCGGACCTCCGCCTGGCCGCCCACAC GCCCAGCAAGCGCCTGCTCATTGGGGCGGAGGCCGTGCTGCGCCTGCGCATCGACGCCAGCAACGTGGGCGAAGGCGCCTTCGAGGCCGAGCTGCGGGTGCAGCTGCCCCCCGGCACCCACTACCAGGCGGCCCGCAGCAGCAACCTG ggGCAGAAGCTGAGCTGCAACCCCAGGAAGGAGAACGGGAGCCACGTGGTGCTCTGCGAGTTGGGCAACCCCATGAAAGCAGGCGCCCAG GTCACCGTGGACATGGAGCTGAGTGTGTCCGGCCTGGAGGACATGGGCGACGCCATCAccttccagctccagctgcggaG CAAgaacagccccagccctgccaacGCGTCGGTGACGGTGCCGGTGGAGGCGCACGCGGCGATGGAGCTGCGGGG caACTCCCTGCCCGCCACCACGGTGCTGCCCGCGACCTGGCGCAGGGTGGAGGGCAGCCGGCGGCTCGAGGACCACGGCATCAAGGTGGAGCACGTCTACCAG CTCCACAACAAGGGGCCCGGCACCGTCAGCGGGGTCACCCTGCGCCTGGCCGTCCCCAGCCAGCTGGGGGGCCGCACCCTGCTCTACCTGCTGGAGCTGAGCACCGAGGGGGGCCTGCGCTGCACCACCCCGCCTGGCCTCAACGCCGAGCAG CTGGAGATCCCCCGGCCCACGGCCGCGGCGCCCCGAAATGGCACCCACCAGCGGGAGCGCAGGGAGGCGGAGGAGCCGGCGAGTGCCAGGCTGGAGGAGCCCATCCCCGTG GACTGCGGCAACGCCACGTGCGTGGGCATCGTCTGCCGGGTGCCCAGCCTGGACAAGGACCAGCGGGTGCTGGTGAGCGTCCGTGCCCTGCTCTGGATGGACACCCTGCAGCAG CGGGAGCACCTGCTGAAGCAGTTCCTCATCCAGTCGCAAGCCTGGTTCAACACCTCGGCCATGCCCTACCGCGTCCGGCCCCGCGTCCTGCCTGCTGGGGAGGCCACG GCTGTCACCGAGGTGGTGCGCACCAGCTCCGGGGGCGAGGGGGCCGTGCCGGTGTGGTGGGTGGTGCTGGGGGTCCTCGCCGggctcctgctcctcaccctcctCATCCTCGTTATGTGGAAG ACGGGTTTCTTCAAGCGGACGCGGCCGCCCACCGAGAGGGACGCGCAGGAGGTGGCACCCGGCCAGGCCCCGGAGCcggggggtgcccagggctaG
- the GPATCH8 gene encoding G patch domain-containing protein 8 isoform X2: MGMGRMEMELDYAEDATERRRVLEVEKEDTEELRQKYKDYVDKEKAIAKALEDLRANFYCELCDKQYQKHQEFDNHINSYDHAHKQRLKDLKQREFARNVSSRSRKDERKQEKALRRLHELAEQRRQPECAPGSGPMFRTTTVAVDEEGGDDDDSAANSSSFIQTTSGQATEMSMDRGFLNTGQVGGTVMPSQMPSQPAQAISFGIKSTLGTPLQKIGVSFSFAKKTPVKLETIASVFKDHVEESSSADGAKADERGSSDAGGLQKSGEGESTNNSDGKAEEDDQHEKDSGSLATTLSKLKKMRREDGPMAVEPEYYHYIPPAHCKVKPNFQFLLFMKSTEQMEAENVNKKTTHEVKKGSSPKPKPGKHTEKAAESTAQQKEQSTTETAAQQGKSELKEVPENAGVQESKHLAESNLPEPDTAKEVAQPAPGCKDVIEGPKHPTGPFFPVLSKDESTTLQWPSELLIFTKAEPSVSYSCNPLYFDFKRSRNKDAKGKGTEKSKDPGGLCKENIQSAESGEISKPKEAESAANSSALKMETKSLSTCGSQNKQESSLTSVSKGEGEDSSKSITGKNKSGRSHKHKKKKKHKKSSKHKRKHKEEADEKSRKTDLGEEKPKKRKRHRHKKGKSSLSTESERVLKNELSEDCSHFPKKKRCSQESQRKSLSAEEGSSSKKEDGGNSCQEHGSKKHKAELQQLSTLRRRCSAPSLGRTSRRSRQSSGDYDSDEGSHRKHCRQKSPSQYSDDYDSGSDHSRSRSRSGRRHSSRRSYSTSSDASSEHSRYSRRRSYSDDSYSDYSDRSRCHSKRSHDSEDDSDYNSSNHRSKRRKYSSSEDDYSSSRSRSRSRSRSRTHPRGRSRTRSRGRTRSSSCSRSRSKRRSRSVTGRSWKRSRSYSRDRSRSTRSPSQRSLSRKGSRGHESPEERRSGRRDFIRSKIYRSQSPHYFRAGRSEGSSQKKEDGKGEDLKGSGSLSQNSSGSGTGRASEGDCSPEERNSVTAKLLLEKIQSRKVEKKPCVADEMLAGANKVGIKLKDPPQGYFGPKLPPSLGNKPVLPLIGKLPTVRKPNAKRYEESGLERGEEQELSDSEDVSQGIEESQLAGQSLLEDVVMVIQDKPLDEQKRDEPAVEMPSIPLEAPALPECFGSGDLVMPHNFLSDPSDGDGLEPMDGGNQPVPVETGMMPLVPDVEHFPGYVPQSGEPSIEGDREGGEDSSLAPLESQPITFTPEEMEKYSKLQQAAQQHIQQQLLAKQVKAFPASAALAPAAPALQPIHIQQPAAASATSITTVQHAILQHHAAAAAAAIGIHPHPHPQPLAQVHHIPQPHLTPISLSHLTHSIIPGHPATFLASHPIHIIPASAIHPGPFTFHPVPHALYPTLLAPRPAAAAAATALHLHPLLHPIFSGQDLQHPPSHGT, from the exons AGGTTGAAAGATCTCAAGCAAAGGGAATTTGCTCGCAATGTCTCTTCAAGATCACGTAAAGATGAACGGAAGCAGGAGAAAGCCCTCCGGCGTCTACACGAACTGGCTGAACAGAGGAGACAGCCTGAATG CGCTCCTGGAAGCGGACCCATGTTCAGAACCACCACGGTGGCTGTGGATGAGGAAGGTGGAGACGATGATGATTCTGCAGCCAACAGCAGTTCTTTCATCCAGACGACTTCTGGCCAAGCTACAGAGATGAGTATGGACAGAGGTTTCCTAAACACTGGACAAGTCGGTGGCACTGTTATGCCAAGCCAAATGCCCAGCCAGCCAGCGCAGGCAATCAGCTTTGGCATTAAGAGTACTTTGGGCACTCCCCTGCAGAAGATAGGCGTGTCGTTTTCATTTGCCAAGAAGACTCCGGTAAAGCTTGAGACCATAGCGTCTGTTTTCAAGGACCACGTGGAAGAATCAAGTTCCGCAGATGGAGCAAAAGCTGACGAGAGAGGGTCCTCAGATGCGGGGGGCCTGCAGAAATCTGGCGAGGGCGAAAGCACAAATAATTCTGACGGCAAGGCGGAGGAAGATGACCAACATGAGAAAGATAGTGGGTCTCTAGCCACTACGTTGTCTAAACTAAAAAAGATGAGACGAGAAGATGGACCAATGGCAGTTGAACCAGAGTACTACCACTATATTCCCCCAGCCCATTGTAAAGTAAAGCCTAACTTTCAATTCCTGCTTTTCATGAAGTCTACTGAACAAATGGAAGCTGaaaatgtgaacaaaaaaaCTACGCATGAAGTTAAAAAGGGTAGTTctccaaaacccaaacccgGCAAGCACACAGAGAAGGCTGCTGAGAGCACGGCACAGCAGAAGGAGCAGAGTACTACTGAAACTGCAGCTCAGCAGGGCAAATCAGAACTAAAAGAAGTCCCAGAAAATGCAGGTGTGCAGGAGAGCAAGCATCTCGCAGAGAGCAATCTCCCTGAGCCAGACACTGCTAAAGAAGTCGCTCAGCCTGCCCCAGGCTGTAAAGATGTCATCGAAGGACCAAAGCATCCAACAGGACCTTTTTTTCCCGTTCTGAGTAAAGACGAGAGCACGACTCTCCAGTGGCCTTCAGAGCTTCTCATATTTACCAAAGCGGAACCATCTGTTTCGTACAGTTGTAACCCCTTGTATTTTGATTTCAAGCGCTCTCGCAACAAAGATGCTAAAGGTAAAGGGACAGAGAAATCTAAGGATCCAGGGGGtctttgtaaagaaaacattcagagCGCAGAATCTGGTGAGATAAGCAAACCCAAGGAGGCAGAAAGTGCAGCTAACAGTTCTGCTCTAAAAATGGAAACCAAATCTCTGTCCACCTGTGGCTCCCAGAACAAGCAGGAGTCCAGTTTGACAAGCGTTAgtaagggagagggagaggacaGTAGTAAAAGCATAACCGGTAAGAATAAATCTGGGAGATCCcataaacacaaaaagaaaaagaagcacaaaaagTCCAGCAAGCACAAACGTAAACACAAGGAGGAAGCTGACGAGAAGAGCCGAAAAACTGACCTGGGGGAAGAGAAACCCAAGAAACGGAAAAGGCACAGGcacaaaaaaggcaaatcttCTCTCTCTACTGAATCGGAACGAGTGCTAAAAAACGAACTGTCTGAAGATTGTAGCCATTTCCCGAAGAAAAAGCGGTGCTCTCAGGAGTCCCAGAGGAAGTCTCTGTCTGCCGAAGAGGGAAGCAGCAGTAAAAAAGAGGATGGTGGTAACTCCTGCCAAGAGCACGGTAGCAAAAAACACaaggctgagctgcagcagttgTCTACTTTGAGGAGACGGTGTTCGGCTCCTTCCCTGGGCAGGACCAGCCGCAGGAGCCGGCAGAGCAGCGGGGACTACGACAGCGACGAGGGCTCTCACAGGAAGCACTGCCGGCAGAAATCCCCGTCGCAGTACAGTGACGACTACGACTCCGGCAGCGACCACTCCAGGAGCCGCTCCAGGTCGGGGCGGAGGCACTCCTCTCGCAGGTCTTATTCCACCAGCTCCGACGCCTCCTCGGAGCACAGCCGGTATAGCCGTCGGAGAAGTTACTCGGATGATAGCTACAGCGATTACAGCGACCGGTCAAGGTGCCATTCAAAGCGGTCCCACGACTCAGAGGATGACTCCGACTACAACAGCTCAAATCACAGATCAAAACGGCGCAAGTACTCATCTTCTGAAGATGACTACAGCTCGAGCAGGAGCCGGTCGAGGAGTCGAAGCAGGAGCCGAACTCACCCTCGAGGTAGGTCAAGAACGAGGAGCCGGGGCAGGACacgcagcagcagctgcagccgcAGTCGAAGCAAGAGGAGAAGCCGGAGCGTAACGGGTCGCAGCTGGAAACGGAGCCGCAGCTACAGCAGGGATCGCAGCCGCAGTACGAGAAGCCCCTCGCAGAGGTCTCTCTCGCGAAAGGGCTCTCGAGGCCACGAGAGCCCTGAAGAGAGGAGGTCAGGGAGAAGAGACTTCATCAGGTCCAAAATCTATCGTTCGCAGTCTCCTCACTATTTCCGGGCAGGCCGAAGCGAAGGATCGTCGCAGAAGAAGGAGGATGGCAAAGGAGAGGATCTGAAAGGATCTGGCTCGCTCTCCCAAAACAGCAGCGGCTCTGGCACGGGGAGGGCCTCGGAAGGTGACTGCAGTCCAGAGGAGAGAAACTCTGTCACTGCAAAACTTCTCCTGGAAAAGATTCAGTCCAGGAAGGTTGAGAAGAAGCCCTGCGTCGCTGACGAGATGCTGGCGGGGGCAAACAAGGTGGGCATAAAGCTCAAAGATCCTCCCCAGGGCTACTTCGGCCCAAAACTTCCTCCTTCCTTAGGCAACAAACCGGTTCTCCCCCTAATTGGGAAATTGCCAACCGTTCGAAAACCAAATGCCAAAAGATACGAAGAGTCTGGCTTGGAGAGGGGCGAGGAGCAAGAGCTGTCGGATTCTGAGGATGTTTCCCAAGGCATTGAGGAGTCTCAGTTGGCTGGCCAGTCTCTCCTGGAAGACGTGGTGATGGTAATTCAGGACAAACCTCTGGATGAGCAGAAACGTGACGAACCTGCCGTGGAAATGCCGTCCATTCCCCTCGAAGCACCGGCACTGCCCGAGTGCTTTGGTTCTGGAGATCTGGTCATGCCGCACAACTTCCTCTCGGATCCGAGCGATGGTGATGGGCTAGAACCTATGGATGGGGGCAACCAGCCGGTCCCAGTGGAAACCGGTATGATGCCCTTGGTTCCAGATGTCGAGCACTTTCCTGGCTACGTGCCTCAGAGCGGGGAGCCGAGCATTGAAGGGGATcgggaaggaggagaggactCCTCCCTAGCACCGCTCGAGAGCCAGCCGATCACTTTTACACCCGAGGAAATGGAGAAATACAGTAAGCTGCAGcaagctgctcagcagcacattcagcagcagctcctggcaaaGCAGGTCAAGGCCTTCCCTGCCTCGGCGGCCCTGgcgccggcagcgcccgcccTGCAGCCCATCCACATTCAGCAGCCGGCAGCGGCGTCGGCGACCTCCATCACCACGGTGCAGCATGCCATCCTGCAGCACcacgctgccgccgccgccgccgccatcggGATTCACCctcacccccatccccagcctctCGCTCAGGTTCATCACATACCCCAGCCCCACTTGACGCCTATTTCGTTATCCCACTTGACCCACTCCATTATTCCCGGGCACCCTGCCACGTTCCTAGCCAGCCACCCCATCCACATCATTCCGGCGTCGGCTATCCATCCGGGCCCCTTTACTTTTCATCCGGTTCCTCACGCTCTTTATCCAACCCTTCTTGCCCCGAGACCCGCTGCCGCTGCGGCCGCTACAGCGTTACATCTGCACCCTTTGCTGCACCCCATTTTCTCAGGACAGGACTTGCAGCATCCACCCAGTCAcggcacatga